Below is a window of Syngnathus acus chromosome 8, fSynAcu1.2, whole genome shotgun sequence DNA.
GAACTTGAAAAGGAGAGGGACCAGGTTAGGAATTATTAGTCTCAACATCCCAACACTAGTATTGCAATTCACACCATCTTCCGTTTTCCTTCAGGCCTTGCGGAGTCGCGACAGCCTACAGTTAGAGTACACCGACTGCCTATTGGACAAGAATCGTTTGCGAAAACGCATCGCAGAGCTGCAAGCCAAcatggagcagcagcagcgggagTTGGAGCGAGAGAGCGAAAAGAGAAGGGAACAAACGGAGCAGAGCGGCTCCTGTCTGCACTGTGTAAGTCAACGCTTCATGAACCCAAATGATTAAAGGTACCTGCGAAGCCTGTCAAAATTGAGTCGTAAATTAAAGGTACCTGTCGCTGCGAAGGTTGTCAAAATACTTAATTGAGTCGTAACTGGACTAGAATATATGGTTACTGGAGagattattgttattatttaacCTGTATGGTCTGTTTGTGCCAGCGTGTTTGCTTTGTTCTTTGTGGCATGTCCCCAAGGGCACAGacaaagtaaaaagaaaataatattctAAAGCAAGTAAAAAGATAGGAATGCTTGAAGCGCTGCCAAGTATTATATAACACATGATTTCTTTGTACTGTGTTCTCCAGTCCCATCTGTCTCTGTGCAGCGAAGACCAGTGCTACGGACCCTGTTGCTCCGTCGACCTGGACCTCAGCCTTCCTGTTAATGGCACCCATCTTCAGTTACGAAAGGTCATcaaatatatatctttttttctttctgtttgttactgtgaaaatatatttttagataTGAGCGTTGAACTATAAAATGCCCCTTTTACACGTGACACAAAGGTTTTAGTAGCAAACACATTAGGTTTGTTATGAACTATAATAAGGACGCCATTATTTTAGGAGAACATGAAAACATTGCAGGCTCGTCCTCCTTAGCAATGTTTGACGTGTTAGTACAGGCAAGAGAGCTGCTCGCTTAGTTCGAGGTCATAATCggactacttttttttccttatctACAACAGGCGCCCTCCAGAGGGCAAGCCAATGACAATTCAGAGGGTaggttatttttaatttttttactcaCAAGCCCAAGTTTCTACCAATGGTTTACTTACTTGAATATCGTTTGTGCTCATTTCCAGATTCTCATTCCAACTCTGAAGAGAATCCACTGTCACCGGTACGTATTACATGGCTCACAGATTGTAGGGATAGACAGAAGGGAAATGCAAATATAGTGATCAACATCTGCATCCTCAGACAGAAGATGAGAAGGAGATAAATCGCCTTTCAACATTCCCATTTCCTCCTTGTAAGAACTCCATCAACCGAAGATTCAATACAgagtcagttttttttcttagtctGCATCATTCAACAACCGCGACAGGTGTTCTGTAAATTctctttgtttgcattttgaaaaggTTCGACTTGGATTCCTGGGGCAGTGATGAGAATGACAATATTGCAGGTATTGTTAATTAGACATCATTTGAATGAGCGCTCATATCTTCAGCAAGCTTCAAGTGGATGGAAATTGTGTTTCAGGTGAAAATGATGAACCCTCTCTTTGGGATTCGTGGAACTCCCTCCATTCTCATTTCTTCCCACCCGATCTGGTCAATCTACCTGCTGTTAACGCACATCGACACGATCCCAGCAGTCCAAGGTAGTTGTCATTCTCCATAATAACAAACTTGATAAAACTGCTCCCTTTTTGGTCAAAATGAGCttgcgactttttttttttaggatacCACCCATCTCTCCATCTTCAAGCCCTCCTATGACGCCAAAGCACGGGAAAGCCAGTCTGGCTGAAGACATTACCATAATTGGTGGAAACCAAACAGGAATCTTTGTCAGCCATGTTCCAGTTGGTTCAGTAGCGGAACAATGTGGGCTGAAGGAGGGAAGTGAGCTCCTGGAGGTACGAATGTGTCAGTATGTTGCCGCTCTGGAAAATGTTCCATGATCATTGCAAGTATTTTCCAACATGATAAAGTTGGAGAAAATGTTCAGGGTCATTAAACACCAACTTATGGTTCCCAAGAATATGAAAGTGTTgtactaaaaaaaagtcatatgaCTTGAGCGTGATATTCAGTAATcattttttccttattcagctTGAGAATGTTCTTTTCGGTGGAGGAAATGTTCAGCTCAGCCAGTGCACAGCCGAAGTAGCGCACTTTTCTCTGCAATGGTGGACTGAACCGACCTCACTCAAACACCAGAGCAACCCAGAGGGTGAGTCAGtttgcacacaaaaagaaaacccatTGATGCAATAAATCTGCTGAGACTGAGCTTTCCCATTGCTTCTTGTCCTCAGCGTATGCCAAGCTGTGCTCTCAGATTTCTTTGCCAACTTTCAAGGGCGCCGACTCGTTTTATGTGCGGGTCAATCTCGATATCGGGCCTCTCGGAGACCCATCGTCCCTAAGTGTGTCCtgtgatgacatcatgcaTGTGACAGACACAAGGTGCAATGGCAAATATCATTGGCGCTGTTCCCTGGTGGATCCTCGCACAGCCAACACTCTGCAGGCAGGAAACATGCCCAACTATAATAGGTGGGCCATGTACATATTTCATCAAGCTAATAATTGCATAGTTGGTGTCAATCATTTAAAATTTGTTGTTGTAGCtgcatgcaatttttttttctggctttcATGGAgctgaataaaaaagaaagaaacatctCAATATGATACGGAGCTTATTTTCTGACGTGGCTCAAAACAATGATGAATATAAAAAGCATAATTACACTGCACGCTTAATTATTTACGCTATTTTCCATTTAAGGGCACAACAGCTGTTACTTGTCAAGTTACGCAAAATGTCCGTGGGGCAAAAAGACTTCAAAAAGAAGGTGAGGATTAGCATATTTATATTGCAAGATGGATTtctaatatttattcatttatcgCCATATTCTGTAGTTCATGAAGAAATCCTTTGGTCGAGTTCGTCTGGTAAAGGCAGCGGACCCTAAATTCCGCGGGATAGGAGCAACACAGCAGGTTCTTTACACACTGAACAAACGTAAGGgtccaaaatgacaaatccaaatctctttttttctatgcATTTTCTCAAAACATGTGTGTTTACACAGGCCATGAGGAGCATTTGATCCCTTACAGCCTTGTGCAGCCGGTAAAGGTTGAATCCAAGCGGCCCGTCATCTTCTCACCATCCATCCTGTCCCGTGGCCTCATAGAGAGAATGCTGCAGCCTGTTGAATCTGGATTACAATACGACACCTGTGCACCAGGTATgggcaaaatattagaattatAAGCACTGGCACTGAAGTGCACCTTATCTCCAAACTGCATTGCACTCCTCTACACACtagtttgctttctttttaaactgCAGTATGGTCACCTATTTCTATCCTGTAATTTGTAGAGATGATCCTGGACTCTGAAAGAAGagacaagaaaatatttttgctggaTTCCCAGGCTCCAGAGCCAGCTTTGGGCGTACGGCTAAAGTCCATACAGGAGGTCATCACCCAGGTGATGCAAAACATTCTTTCTCGGATTGCCAACAACAATATTTATTGCATCACAGCTCCCAGCTACTTTTACCACTATGTCTGttgtaaagtaaaaaaaaaaaaaaaaacacgacatgCCAGAGTTGATTCaaattcacatcttttatgCCCGTTTTAGGACAAACACTGTTTGTTGGAGCTCGGGCTGTCATGTGTTGAGGGTTTGCTGAGACAAGGCATATATCCGATTGTCATCCACATCTTGCCAAAgagcaaaaaacacaagaagcTCAGGTGAGAGTCCATTCACTCGTTTGAATGTGTGGTTATTTGAAATGTTACGCATGATCCACTAATATGCTTTGCCAACAGAAAGTTTTTTCCACGGTGTGGGGACGACAGTGCGATGGAGGAGATGTGCCAGGCGGAACTGTTGCAGTTGGAGACTCTGCCCCTGCTCTACTGCACATTGGAGCCCAGCACATGGAGCTGCACAGAAGAGCTGCTCTCAGCTATACGCAATGCCATCATCAGTCAGCAGATGTCAGTAGCTTGGGTTGAGCTCGATAGGCTACAGTAATGTAgaccagtgtttcccaacttTTAAGGAGCAAAGGAGGCCCATAAttcaatttagaaaaaaacatctctgcAAATCACCTaacagaaatgaaaacaaaaacattttcggAGCCTGCTGTTAGAGACTTGCAGAATGTTTTTACGCAGGATGTGTCAACTTGAGCAGGGATGGATTATGTCAACATAGCGGTACTTGCTCTCATAGTAccatgttttatttactttacATCTACTAACAAAAGGTACATAGTTGCTACTTAGGACACAAATagagtttgtgttttatttgtattggACTCTGGATGGCAACCCTTGACAGGAGAAGCcaaaaaagtcacacacatAATTGATCTAATTGTTTGTGCGATGCTCAATTGcaatattttctcaaaatattcagtttttttcagATCTTTTTAGAGGTTCAGCAGTGCTGCCTTTTTATGTATCTGTGCACATCAAATCTCTGTTCACCCCAAAAAGGTACTTAAGAATTGAAAAACCTTCATTCTAATTAGGTACAGAAACATAAAACTGGTTATTTATTGACTAA
It encodes the following:
- the zmp:0000000896 gene encoding caspase recruitment domain-containing protein 10, whose product is MRPAGRPAGKLPIFTSSRQRKKTKADSIQEKSIQVLNAVWIVDVNKTLGNMSGITGWAEEGQITQEENRPLPSWSEEHCEELWDRVEGVRHKLTRILNPAKLTPYLRQCKVIDEQDEDEVLNSIQYPLRISKAGRLLDILRGQGPRGLQAFMESLEFYHPEQYTQLTGEQPTQRCSLILDEEGPEGLTQFLLLEVRKLRVQLRNSRMCERRLSQRCRVAEDDRSRAERKTQELRHDRLQLERLRQDWESASRELGKLKDRHLEQSVKYSRALEEQGKASIREKELLEQVEELKSRLTETEHQIASPEGNPIQPKESLLSKGGPGCPPALPEKPSYRIDVPKPQNTGSQMKDPLSDTGVIALVDILRQDRREAAEKRQELCNFITRLQGEIQSTEEHRDKLQSQCEQLQLKVRTLQLDWETEQKRSMSYFNQIMELEKERDQALRSRDSLQLEYTDCLLDKNRLRKRIAELQANMEQQQRELERESEKRREQTEQSGSCLHCSHLSLCSEDQCYGPCCSVDLDLSLPVNGTHLQLRKAPSRGQANDNSEDSHSNSEENPLSPTEDEKEINRLSTFPFPPCKNSINRRFNTEFDLDSWGSDENDNIAGENDEPSLWDSWNSLHSHFFPPDLVNLPAVNAHRHDPSSPRIPPISPSSSPPMTPKHGKASLAEDITIIGGNQTGIFVSHVPVGSVAEQCGLKEGSELLELENVLFGGGNVQLSQCTAEVAHFSLQWWTEPTSLKHQSNPEAYAKLCSQISLPTFKGADSFYVRVNLDIGPLGDPSSLSVSCDDIMHVTDTRCNGKYHWRCSLVDPRTANTLQAGNMPNYNRAQQLLLVKLRKMSVGQKDFKKKFMKKSFGRVRLVKAADPKFRGIGATQQVLYTLNKRHEEHLIPYSLVQPVKVESKRPVIFSPSILSRGLIERMLQPVESGLQYDTCAPEMILDSERRDKKIFLLDSQAPEPALGVRLKSIQEVITQDKHCLLELGLSCVEGLLRQGIYPIVIHILPKSKKHKKLRKFFPRCGDDSAMEEMCQAELLQLETLPLLYCTLEPSTWSCTEELLSAIRNAIISQQMSVAWVELDRLQ